One Zingiber officinale cultivar Zhangliang chromosome 10B, Zo_v1.1, whole genome shotgun sequence genomic window, GAAGATGAAAAAAATGGTCAAAAGACGCGAAAAGAGAACGATAGTGGCATCAGACCGAACTTCATAAGAAATAATTGCCGGCGGCCGCGGTGACAGAGCGGCGGCTGTATAGTCCTGCATGCATGCGTTTAAAGAACTTCTCCTTCTCGTCCTCGTCCTGCTTCGCCGCCTTCGGCGTCTGGCCTCGGACATTCCCTCACGAGCCACCGAACTGAAAAGGCCATCCAATGGATGATCGACGACAACGATAAACCAACTCATAgaaaagtaattaaaaatattcaaaTCTGATGAATAATCTTTTTCCCTCCCTTTATCCCCTCGTCATACTTTTCGACCTCTTTGATTAGACTCTTTCAAACtgcctttttcaaaaaaaataaaaaacaaaaaaataaaaaacttccatAATAAATAATCTATTGCTGTTAATTACTTTGTGCTCcagtaattaaattaataagcTGTACACTCAGAACTACGCACGTATTCTCTCTTGCCCATTCTTCGGGTTCGGAATGTCTGTTATGCCTACGTTGTGTTTCAGAcaaatatcgattacgaaaacaCCAAATGGCTAATATTATATGATGTATTTGACTGAGTCTTACGTGCGATGCATCTAAATGACAAATTTTGTTTCCTTGGCAAGCAAGGTTAGCTCGCATTTCAGTAAATCAAAAAATCGAACGAAAATCTACAGGTCAAATTTCAAGCCAACGTTGACATGCGTTTTCAACAAGATCAAACTATAATAACTGCGCGTCTCATCCATCTGATGCAGTCTCCTAAATAAAATATtcggattttagaatttttcgtCCTCGATTAATGGGCGATAGCAAAGACCAGACGATCAGTCCATTTTTCatgatgttttttttaaataatatttttaaaaaatattttctgatTTTTAAAAAACCTCGGTCCCGCCCAGCCTGACCGTCGGATACGGTAGTTTACTTGTTCCCGTATCAGTACACATGGTTACGTATAACTAGACAgtagttttctttttattaataaaaaaaaaaataagaaaaatcaaagtttCACGGTCCTCCATTTGGAAGCAGTCTCCCTTCAAATTACCTCAATTCACACGTACTCGTTGGAAAATCAAAATCAAAGCTCAGACTCTTGTCGTCGTCGATCCATTCAAAGAAACATGTCTGTACCACTTCCCGTTCCTCGATCATGATGCTTATAAATTCCATACCACTTAACACATTGCACAACCAATTACTTCAGTATTAATTAGTTGAAGCGGAATTAACTACACAAATAATCCCACATCGatcaattcattccactaaaatcaATCCATTAATTCCTCTGTTTTATTGATTTGCCATGGCCGCGTCTTCCTTGCGCCGCGCTGTCGTCCCCTTCAGCGCCACCGCCTCGCGGGTCCTGGCCAGGAAATCAGTCGGCGCATTCGTGGCGGCGACGCGGAAGCCGACGAAGGCGCCGGAATGCACGCCGGGCGTAGAGGTGTTCCTGAGCCACCGCGGGGTCGACACCAAGAGCTCCGTGGCGGGGCTGCTGTACGACCGGCTGGTGCAGATGAACGTCCGGCCGTTCCTCGACAACCGGTCGATGGAGCCCGGCGACAAGCTGTACGAGTGCATCGACGAGGGAATCCGGCAGAGCAAGGTCGGGGTGGTCATCTTCTCCCGGCGCTACTGCGACTCCGTGTTCTGCCTCCACGAGCTGGCGATGATGGTGGAGGCCAACAAGAAGCTCATCCCCGTCTTCTGCGACGTCAAGCCGTCGGATCTCGTCGTGCTCGGCGACCCCGCCGCGCATTCGCCGGAGGATCTCAAACGCTACAACAGGGCGATCGCGGAAGCCAGGCGCACCGTCGGCTTGAACTTCGACTCCGAGAACGggtaaactttaattaatttccgATCGGTAATTGAAAATTTCCCTTATAATTTACTAATTAATCAACTCGagtaattaattctaattttcgGTGTCGATTTAATCGAACAGGAATTGGTCGGAGTTGGTGTCGAGGACGGCCAACATCGTGCTCAAGTGCTTggaagaggaaaagtcacgaAGACGTTCGAGCCACTGAAGACGCAGGCCGGATCCTCTCTACTGCAAGCTGTGATTCAAAGTATGGATTATTTTATTTATAGGTGAGATTTTATGGATCCTATCTATTATATAGATAGAGTTTATGAGATCTCATCTATTAGTAATTTAGTCCAAAAATGAATCAGGATTATGATCTAGAAGATCCCGGCTGAGTCGACGGCAGGTGCATGCAATTTATCGAATGCATGCATTCAGATTGAGTTATTTAATTGATGATTCTTTGTAATAAAACATTAACAATTTTTTGGTAAATAAATTATGGATAAATCAGAGAAAAACTACTAAATATAACTTTAATTTGTGTGTAATTTACAtctgtaaaaaaattttatttttactccctgcatataaaattttatttacttcaaCTCTCCTTCATACAAATATTATTATCTAATTGTcttttttttagataaaaaaaatctaaaaataagtataattcctcttaaattcagcactttaaactagaatcgaatatattttttatcaaattgagcaagattttttttctacttaatataattcctcctaaaaaGAGTCGggatcaatttgataaaaaatatactatattctaATTTAATGTTCTGAATTTAAGAGGAAGTGTACTTATTGTTGGACTTTTATACCTAAAGACAATTAGGTAATTCGGTTGGGAAGTAAAAGattgagcatgatttttttttctcgcttaatataattcctgctaaattcagtatcatttaaagagaatttagtatatttttcatccaattgactaTTATTTAATAtacttaatttgatagaaaatatactagattttaatgtgctgaatttaaaaagaattatattcatttttgaactttttatatttaacaaatataagGTGTGATTAGGTAAATTGATATCCATTATGTTTTGTTAAAAAGTGGAAATAAAGATTTTTGACAATGAGAACTAATGcaaaattttatttgtgattgaggactacatgtaaatttttctaataattattagGGAGCTTGAATGCTTGATGAAAAGTATTTGAACAATATAAAAAATCAGGAATACACCGCATCAATGCCAATTTATTGCCATTGTATCAAATGACATAGGCTGAACAAAGACGAAGTAGtgggaaaatatatttttctaaaataaaatgtttatcattatcattattattaaagTTTGATACATAGAAATTAAGAATACTATATATATTCAACAGTAGAGAAGAGATTTACATAGCGTGCTATCAGCGATTAAGGACGGTAACCACTTAATTAACTTAGGAAAAGGTTACTTATGCCAAACAAATTGGAGCCGAGAAGACAGAAGTGGGAGTAAGTGGCATATGTattgaaaacacatagaaaaTGAATACTTGCAGTCCTTATATAAGATATATTAATTAGTCAGCTAATTAAATGGAGATAATTATCATAACGACCAATTAAGATGGTCTAATTAATAGGCCATCTCATCTCGACTCGACTAGACTAGATGCGTTGACAAATTCAACAGGGAGGTCTCTGAAAGGTCAAATCacactaattaattaagctaGTCGCCGGCCGGAAACCACGTGTTCAATATATACCGGCCGTGAAGCATAATCAGATTCTGTATCGTAAATTGCTTAATCGCAAAGTTGATCGGTTAAGTCTCGCACGGCTGATGGAGATACTTCTGCTGCCCACGTTTAGAATGAGCAGTTATAGTAGATCCAAATTGGATCGAGTCCATTTCTACGAATGCAGCATAAGTTTGACTAATATTTCCAATTTGATCTTTGTCCGTTGACCCTGGTATCCCAAGCAAGCCGCCTCTTTCATTCCGTACAAGCTGCCACTTTCATTCCGTACTTCCACAAGTCTGACAGAAATGCGTATTTGCTTTAATTAATTGATGCCCAACAATTAATCAATCTTCAGCTACACTGGAACACTTCCATTGCTATTGATACGGCGAATAAGATGAGTATTTGAGTCAAGTTAAAATTAAGGAGATCGACTGAGATGATAATTAAAATCAACGAGGTACCAATTAGAGATGATCATAGATTGGGTTAGTTTGATTATTGGGTTAAAAAATTATTCAgtcctactagatcagataatataAAATCGGGATCTACATCCGACTCTATATCCGGCGGTTCTTATGTATCAGATATCTaacgggttgtcagttatttggatatccgaccctatattcaatgaaatataaaatataaatataaatataacaaaaaaaaaataaaatttaaaatgagaatagacattactcattacacgttgatccggcggtaagaatgggggacccacagatggggtcccgtccgagcggagccagagattacccagccaaaggtttgggtttccaacgccaaagcagaagaaccggagccgagtggccgagcggaggtgtccgctcggccgaggacagaatggccgagcggaggtgtccgcgcggccggaatcgtggcgagggaacagtggttagccgagcggcatattcgctcggctcgggatatgatatgtcagcaaaggcatgatgattagactgtacgcaagatgacattattaaaggccccaccatcacgtcacgaaaaggttgatacagtagcagtatggtcttatggatgcccttctgacaggcccacacctaggcatggtcgaaagcaggtgatcgcttcgattggtgtgcccaggctccttcgagaggtctatataaggcctccatttcttcaaccggaggtacacgagtctacATTTTCTGAGCCGCTTTCTTATtccctcgcctaacttgagcgtcggagggccgtcgccgggacacccccggctcggttttgttgcatccagcagggagcgccacatccccagcgtccattgaccctggttcggacaggatcaatttggcgccgtctgtgggaacgcgcgtgtatccgagcggaatagatggacgaagctggacgacctcaccgtgacgctctcccaggagaaactcgacgctctaattgaggcaagagcagctaagctcgtgaaacaacagaaacagaaggctcaaGCTGAGCGGATATCTGAGCGGCCCAGGAGGAACGACCTGAGAAGCATTAGaaatgggggcaaaataaggATCCGACCAGCACTCAAGTGAGAGTAACTCCTGCACCGATATCGGTCCGACGAGGAAGCCATGATGAGTTTCgacaagtatatatattcttcatcactccacgggtattcgggagtcgagataTTGGGTCAGAGCCCTCGCTGGTCGGCAGGTCAATTCTTCAGTTATCCTCTTTTCGTTGTAAGATTTATTATAGTTCCTCGAGCTaaaagcccgtgccgctcggccgggagtatattagccgagccaagagctcgatgggaagcccgtgccgctcggccgggagtatattagccgagccccgcgctcgatgggaagaccccgtgccgctcggccgggaatatattagccgagccaagagctcgatgggaagcccgtgccgctcggccgggagtgtattagccgagc contains:
- the LOC122030344 gene encoding TIR-only protein-like, which codes for MAASSLRRAVVPFSATASRVLARKSVGAFVAATRKPTKAPECTPGVEVFLSHRGVDTKSSVAGLLYDRLVQMNVRPFLDNRSMEPGDKLYECIDEGIRQSKVGVVIFSRRYCDSVFCLHELAMMVEANKKLIPVFCDVKPSDLVVLGDPAAHSPEDLKRYNRAIAEARRTVGLNFDSENGNWSELVSRTANIVLKCLEEEKSRRRSSH